A window from Acidobacteriota bacterium encodes these proteins:
- the rsmA gene encoding ribosomal RNA small subunit methyltransferase A yields MRDAPRRPIKRLGQHFLSPAWAAKVVDAIAPQPGDVFLEIGSGTGALTRPLAARGVPIVAIEIDKRLASDLARDAPPNVTVWSGDILEMNVVPLLLGLRPQRPPGAPTVDGPGPRFRIAGNLPYYIASPILFRLVDLYREHRLFHDATVMVQREVADRLLARPRSKDYGVLTILLSLHSRITRLLDLPPGAFTPAPKVRSSVVRLEFGPPSVRIVNERMFEQVVKAMFSKRRKTLANALKACSPTAPAALAQAGVDPRRRAETLSLDEIARIVEAIAVAGRPPVL; encoded by the coding sequence ATGCGTGACGCTCCCCGACGGCCGATCAAGCGGCTCGGGCAGCATTTCCTCTCGCCGGCCTGGGCCGCCAAGGTCGTGGACGCGATCGCGCCGCAGCCGGGCGACGTGTTCCTGGAGATCGGCTCCGGCACCGGCGCGCTGACGCGTCCGCTCGCGGCGCGCGGCGTGCCGATCGTCGCGATCGAGATCGACAAGCGCCTCGCGAGCGACCTCGCCCGCGACGCACCGCCGAACGTCACGGTCTGGTCGGGCGACATCCTCGAGATGAACGTGGTCCCGCTCCTGCTCGGGCTGCGGCCGCAGCGCCCGCCAGGCGCGCCGACGGTCGACGGCCCTGGCCCCCGCTTTCGCATCGCTGGCAACCTGCCGTACTACATCGCGTCGCCCATCCTCTTCAGGCTCGTGGATCTGTACCGGGAGCACCGCCTGTTTCACGATGCGACGGTCATGGTGCAGCGCGAAGTCGCCGATCGGCTGCTCGCGCGGCCCCGCTCGAAAGACTACGGTGTGCTGACGATTCTCCTGTCGCTGCACAGCCGGATCACCAGGCTGCTCGATCTGCCGCCCGGCGCGTTCACTCCCGCACCGAAGGTGCGCTCGTCGGTCGTGCGGCTGGAGTTCGGCCCTCCGTCCGTCCGGATCGTGAACGAGCGGATGTTCGAGCAGGTCGTGAAGGCGATGTTCTCCAAGCGGCGGAAGACGCTGGCCAACGCGCTGAAGGCGTGCTCGCCGACGGCACCGGCCGCGCTGGCGCAGGCGGGCGTGGACCCGCGGCGGCGAGCCGAGACGCTGTCGCTCGACGAAATCGCGAGGATCGTCGAGGCCATCGCTGTGGCCGGGCGCCCGCCCGTGCTATAG
- a CDS encoding metallopeptidase family protein, with product MTRARFQALVDEALASIPKRFRDALQNIAIVVEDEPTAVQLAEVGLEPPDTLLGLYEGTPLTERAWAHGNTLPDKVTLFQRSIEDASDDEDDVVVAIGETLIHEIGHYFGLSEQEIEEIEEQYWRGDADDDA from the coding sequence ATGACGCGCGCGCGGTTCCAGGCTCTCGTGGACGAGGCGCTCGCCTCGATTCCGAAGCGATTTCGCGACGCCCTTCAGAACATCGCCATCGTCGTCGAGGACGAGCCGACGGCGGTGCAGCTCGCCGAGGTCGGCCTCGAGCCGCCCGACACGCTGCTCGGGTTGTACGAAGGCACGCCGCTCACCGAACGCGCGTGGGCGCACGGCAACACGCTTCCCGACAAGGTGACGCTCTTCCAGCGTTCCATCGAGGACGCCTCCGACGACGAGGACGACGTCGTCGTCGCGATCGGCGAGACGCTGATCCACGAGATCGGCCACTACTTCGGCCTGTCGGAACAGGAGATCGAGGAGATCGAAGAGCAGTACTGGCGAGGCGACGCCGACGACGATGCGTGA
- a CDS encoding DUF3467 domain-containing protein produces the protein MSKPINFTIVPDEPADPVQGRREYANFCAVAHTPFDLTLTFCDVRPLSERDLKSAEASQTVRVPVVARVALPFNVVPGLIAALQEQMRALQDAQAQEPSSWPKGPLH, from the coding sequence ATGTCGAAACCCATCAACTTCACGATCGTGCCGGACGAGCCGGCCGATCCCGTGCAGGGGCGCCGCGAGTACGCCAACTTCTGCGCCGTCGCCCACACGCCGTTCGATCTGACGTTGACCTTCTGCGACGTCCGGCCGCTGTCGGAGCGGGATCTGAAGTCCGCCGAAGCCTCGCAGACCGTCCGCGTTCCGGTGGTCGCGCGTGTCGCGCTGCCGTTCAACGTCGTGCCCGGCCTGATCGCCGCGCTCCAGGAGCAGATGCGCGCGCTCCAGGACGCCCAGGCGCAGGAGCCGTCGAGCTGGCCCAAGGGCCCGCTGCACTGA
- a CDS encoding ribonuclease J, whose protein sequence is MTNDAASAPPVDLVPLGGLGEFGMNMLLVAHGDVAFIVDAGVMFPGPELFGVDLVIPDLSVLAPYRGRLRALVLTHGHEDHIGAVAHVLPYLDGPVYGSKFTLALVEPKLQERGIDAADRLVAVGPRDRIAIGPITIEFLRVTHSVPDCLALAIHTPAGTIVHTGDFKIDQTPIDGAAFDFHRFAELGASGVLALLSDSTNADRPGFTGSEREVIDGFEEVFSSAPGKIVVTSFATSVYRMQLLVDLAEQFDRKVAFVGRGMQQTSQIAERLGYLTIPGGLQIRDADVRDYPAEDVLCLCTGSQGEPLAALPRIAIDDHRYVSLGTDDVVVFSARVIPGNEKAVGRVMNHVARRGADIVFDGQKHVHVSGHGSQEELKLMLSLVKPKFFVPIHGEYRQLARHARMATLVSPATSVVMAEDGEVLRLDAGSLQVADRVAAGRVLIDGTRTGEIMDDVLRDRKHLASDGLVVSVVAINGQTGALEQTPEIITRGLAIDPRHEAMLREAPALVARAIESAPREERTDPGLVTERLRQELQRLFRKRAGRRPLVLPVVMEV, encoded by the coding sequence ATGACGAACGACGCGGCGTCCGCGCCGCCGGTTGATCTCGTGCCGCTTGGCGGGCTCGGCGAGTTCGGCATGAACATGCTGCTCGTCGCGCACGGCGACGTCGCGTTCATCGTCGACGCTGGCGTCATGTTCCCCGGCCCCGAGCTGTTCGGCGTCGACCTCGTCATCCCGGATCTGTCCGTCCTGGCTCCGTACCGCGGGCGCCTTCGCGCGCTCGTGCTGACGCACGGCCACGAAGATCACATCGGCGCGGTCGCGCACGTCCTGCCCTATCTGGACGGGCCGGTCTACGGGTCGAAGTTCACGCTGGCGCTCGTCGAGCCCAAGCTGCAGGAACGGGGCATCGACGCGGCCGACCGGCTGGTGGCGGTCGGCCCGCGCGACCGCATCGCGATCGGCCCCATCACGATCGAGTTCCTCCGCGTCACGCACAGCGTGCCCGACTGCCTGGCGCTCGCAATCCACACGCCGGCGGGCACGATCGTGCACACGGGCGACTTCAAGATCGACCAGACGCCCATCGACGGCGCGGCCTTCGACTTCCATCGCTTCGCCGAGCTCGGCGCGAGCGGCGTGCTCGCCCTCTTGTCGGACAGCACGAACGCCGACCGCCCGGGCTTCACCGGCTCCGAACGCGAGGTCATCGACGGGTTCGAGGAGGTCTTCAGCAGCGCCCCCGGCAAGATCGTCGTGACGTCGTTCGCGACGAGCGTCTACCGGATGCAGTTGCTCGTCGATCTGGCCGAGCAGTTCGACCGCAAAGTCGCGTTCGTGGGGCGCGGCATGCAGCAGACGTCCCAGATCGCGGAGCGGCTCGGTTATCTGACGATCCCCGGTGGGCTCCAGATTCGGGATGCCGACGTGCGCGACTACCCTGCCGAGGACGTGCTCTGCCTCTGCACCGGGTCGCAGGGCGAGCCGCTGGCCGCCCTGCCGCGGATCGCGATCGACGACCACCGGTACGTCAGCCTGGGCACCGACGACGTCGTGGTGTTTTCGGCGCGCGTGATTCCTGGCAACGAGAAGGCGGTCGGCCGCGTCATGAACCACGTCGCCCGGCGCGGGGCCGACATCGTCTTCGACGGCCAGAAGCACGTCCACGTCTCTGGGCACGGAAGCCAGGAGGAGCTGAAGCTGATGCTGTCCCTGGTGAAGCCGAAATTCTTCGTGCCGATACACGGAGAGTACCGGCAGCTTGCCCGTCACGCGCGCATGGCGACGCTCGTCTCGCCCGCCACGTCCGTCGTCATGGCCGAGGACGGCGAGGTGCTGCGGCTCGACGCCGGGAGCCTGCAGGTCGCCGACCGGGTGGCGGCCGGCCGCGTGCTCATCGACGGCACGCGGACGGGCGAGATCATGGACGACGTGTTGCGCGACCGAAAGCACCTGGCGAGCGACGGTCTCGTGGTGTCGGTGGTGGCGATCAACGGCCAGACCGGCGCGCTCGAGCAGACGCCCGAGATCATCACGCGCGGGCTGGCCATCGATCCGAGACACGAGGCCATGCTGCGCGAGGCGCCGGCTCTCGTCGCGCGCGCGATCGAGAGCGCTCCGCGCGAGGAGCGGACCGATCCGGGGCTCGTGACCGAGCGGCTCCGGCAGGAGCTGCAGCGGCTGTTCCGCAAGCGCGCCGGCCGCCGGCCGCTCGTGCTGCCCGTCGTGATGGAGGTCTGA
- the nth gene encoding endonuclease III produces MPRATRAPAAPARDLAVRVFDRLDAQHPNATTELHYRTPFELLVATILSAQSTDAGVNTVTPALFEKYPDATRLAQATSAELEPLIHATGFFRMKAKALIGMARGLVEKHHGDVPASMDALVELPGVGRKTANVVLGHALGVPGLPVDRHVLRVSNRIGLVASEDPVKVEQALCALLPPDRWTRASDVLILHGRRVCRPTPLCDRCLVRDDCRYYRTLGAKRAPRAVAAGRRRTR; encoded by the coding sequence ATGCCTCGCGCCACACGGGCGCCCGCCGCGCCGGCCCGCGATCTGGCCGTCCGAGTCTTCGACCGGCTCGACGCCCAGCATCCGAACGCCACGACGGAGCTGCACTACCGAACGCCGTTCGAGCTGCTCGTGGCGACGATCCTCTCCGCCCAGTCGACCGACGCCGGCGTCAATACGGTCACGCCGGCGCTGTTCGAGAAGTACCCGGACGCCACGCGGCTCGCGCAGGCGACGTCGGCCGAGCTCGAGCCCCTGATTCACGCCACCGGCTTCTTCCGGATGAAAGCGAAAGCGCTCATCGGCATGGCCCGAGGGCTCGTCGAGAAACACCACGGCGACGTCCCGGCGTCGATGGATGCGCTGGTCGAGCTGCCCGGCGTGGGCCGCAAGACCGCCAACGTGGTCCTCGGGCACGCGCTGGGCGTGCCCGGCCTGCCGGTGGACCGGCACGTGCTGCGCGTGTCGAACCGCATCGGCCTCGTCGCGAGCGAGGATCCGGTGAAAGTCGAACAGGCCCTGTGCGCGCTGCTGCCGCCCGATCGCTGGACGCGCGCCTCCGATGTGTTGATCCTGCACGGCCGCCGCGTCTGCCGGCCGACACCGCTCTGCGATCGCTGCCTCGTGCGAGACGACTGCCGGTACTATCGGACGCTCGGCGCGAAGCGCGCGCCGCGCGCGGTGGCCGCCGGCCGGCGCCGGACGCGATGA